In a genomic window of Bombus huntii isolate Logan2020A unplaced genomic scaffold, iyBomHunt1.1 ctg00000091.1, whole genome shotgun sequence:
- the LOC126876717 gene encoding omega-amidase NIT2-like yields MLILSSTIHNLNIMILTNIAKQVVRTMSTFRLALVQLEVNEVKRKNVERAVSYISSAKERNADIIALPECFNSPYGIQYFRKYAESIPDGETSVALSNAAKENNIYVVGGTMPEIEGDKLYNTCTIWGPDGTLIAKHRKVHLFDIDIPNKITFRESDSLSPGNSLTTFDVKGCKIGIGICYDIRFEEMARIYRNKGCQMLIYPAAFNMTTGPLHWSLLQRSRANDNQLYVACISPARVPSASYVAWGHTQLTNPWGKILYDLETQENMAVTDIDLKVVEEVRAQIPTFSQRRTDLYDTVCKKE; encoded by the exons ATGTTGATATTGAGTAGTACCATACATAACCTCAACATTATGATACTTACAAACATCGCTAAACAAGTAGTGCGAACGATGTCGA CATTTCGCTTGGCGTTGGTACAACTTGAAGTAAATGAAGTAAAACGCAAAAATGTAGAGCGGGCAGTTTCCTACATTTCTAGCGCAAAAGAGCGCAATGCTGATATTATAGCTCTTCCTGAATGCTTTAATTCACCATATggaatac agtactttcgaaaatacgccgagagtattcctgatggtgaaacgagcgttgctttatcgaatgcagctaaagaaaacaacatctatgtagttggtggtacgatgcctgaaatagagggcgataaattgtacaatacctgtactatttggggtcccgatggaactttgatagcaaaacaccgaaag gtacatctattcgacatcgacattcctaataagattacttttcgagagagtgattcactcagtcctggtaactccctaacgacgttcgatgtgaagggctgcaaaataggtattggcatatgctatgatattagattcgaggaaatggcacgcatttatcggaacaaag gttgccaaatgctgatatatccagcggcattcaatatgaccactggaccactgcactggtcattacttcagcgttccagagcgaatgataatcaattatacgttgcttgcatatcaccggctcgtgttccttcagcaagttacgtcgcatggggacatacacagttgaccaatccctggggaaagattctttatgatttggaaactcaagagaatatggcagtcaccgatatcg atctaaaagttgttgaggaagtaagggctcagatacctacattttctcagagacgtacagatttgtacgacactgtctgtaagaaggagtaa